Proteins from one Penaeus vannamei isolate JL-2024 chromosome 8, ASM4276789v1, whole genome shotgun sequence genomic window:
- the LOC113817501 gene encoding transcription activator GAGA — MEDSSAMTANAQEFCLRWNNFHSSLVTALDGFKNDQDFVDVTLACEGQFLKAHKMLLSACSVFFRDLLKANPCQHPIVILPPEVRFADLEKLLRFIYQGEVNVHQENLARFLKTAEMLKIRGLAEDSEKQRVLRSSSPRPPEGGDSDSVSPKRPRLSIDVHQPSQEPQTPNDDSRLSGNDSDSEMIPVKQEMVELKDCSDTVYEGGDSEAFIPEAYLREGGSASSSQQSQQPAPPHAPPPPGPLLPSYVPPPQVKTQDGLCRTPAHPVGGLIRRFLEECLQLSEPAPLLSCYTGLESTPHFQLLRSVAKEWSYCRNATQNYTSMGGSSKRQRATSRLIETFESIDALRSQLAHYFHQIIVLELANPGTVAKVAKAEMQVQQQQQQLNQQQQQEGEGGNNGNVDALSMDIAEMTGITSEQREYFTKATDVMKQLRKLYFDQSRRLAVRISQLKKGRQQSQERMQRQQAIQQNYLQQTLQQLQQQQHHQQQQQQQQHPSQQQQQQQQQQQQQQQLHQQQQMGTHQMSPNLQDGAAQLLHGQLSLHHLHQPWSD; from the exons ATGGAGGACTCTAGTGCGATGACAGCCAACGCACAGGAGTTCTGCCTTCGCTGGAACAACTTTCACTCCAGCCTTGTCACAGCGCTGGATGGTTTCAAAAATGACCAAGATTTTGTAGATGTAACGTTAGCCTGTGAAGGACAGTTCCTCAAAGCTCACAAAATGCTGCTGTCAGCATGTTCAGTTTTCTTCAGAGATCTCTTAAAG GCAAATCCATGTCAGCATCCCATCGTTATATTGCCTCCAGAAGTGCGGTTTGCAGATCTAGAGAAGTTACTAAGATTTATATATCAAGGTGAAGTCAATGTCCATCAAGAAAATTTGGCAAGATTTCTCAAAACTGCAGAAATGTTGAAGATCAGAGGCCTTGCAGAGGACAgtgaaaag CAAAGAGTTCTTAGATCATCGTCCCCAAGACCGCCAGAGGGAGGTGACTCTGATTCCGTCAGCCCAAAACGACCCAGGTTATCCATTGACGTCCACCAACCTAGCCAAGAACCACAAACACCCAATGACGACAGCCGGTTATCAGGCAATGATTCTGATTCAGAAATGATTCCTGTTAAACAGGAGATGGTTGAATTGAAAGACTGCAGTGATACTGTGTATGAAG GTGGGGATAGTGAGGCATTCATCCCTGAGGCGTACCTGAGAGAAGGGGGTTCGGCCTCCTCCTCACAACAGTCCCAACAGCCAGCTCCCCCACACGCACCTCCACCCCCCGGACCATTGTTACCTTCTTATGTTCCACCTCCACAAGTCAAGACTCAAGACG GGCTCTGTCGGACCCCAGCGCACCCGGTAGGGGGACTCATCAGACGCTTTTTGGAAGAATGCTTGCAGCTGTCTGAGCCGGCACCGCTTCTGTCTTGCTATACTGGACTGGAGTCAACCCCCCACTTCCAGCTGCTGCGGTCTGTGGCAAAAGAGTGGAGTTACTGCCGAAACGCAACACAGAATTACACATCTATGGGTGGTAGTAGCAAGCGACAGAGGGCAACTTCACGACTGATTGAAACCTTTGAAAGTATTGATGCTCTTCGTTCTCAGCTTGCTCATTATTTCCATCAGATCATTGTTCTTGAACTGGCCAATCCTGGCACTGTAGCCAAAGTAGCAAAAGCAGAAATGCAAgttcaacaacagcagcagcagttgaatcaacaacagcagcaagaaggggaaggagggaacaatGGCAATGTAGATGCTTTGTCGATGGACATAGCAGAGATGACAGGTATCACATCTGAACAGAGAGAGTACTTTACCAAAGCCACTGATGTTATGAAGCAGCTAAGGAAGTTATATTTTGATCAGTCTCGGCGTTTAGCAGTGCGGATAAGTCAGCTTAAAAAGGGGCGACAGCAGTCTCAGGAACGTATGCAAAGACAACAAGCCATTCAGCAGAACTACCTCCAGCAAACTTTACAGCAGCTtcagcaacagcaacatcatcaacagcaacagcaacaacagcaacatccatctcaacaacaacaacaacagcagcagcagcaacaacagcaacagcagcttcatcaacaacagcaaatgGGAACTCATCAAATGAGTCCAAATTTGCAAGATGGAGCAGCACAACTTCTACATGGACAGCTGTCTCTACATCACCTCCACCAACCTTGGTCAGACTAG